In a genomic window of Silurus meridionalis isolate SWU-2019-XX chromosome 27, ASM1480568v1, whole genome shotgun sequence:
- the mapkapk5 gene encoding MAP kinase-activated protein kinase 5 — translation MSEDNNADKFIKESSILEEYTINWTQKLGAGISGPVRVCVKKSTQERLALKILIDRPKARNEVRLHMMCASHPNIVRILEVYANSVQFPHESSPRARLLIVMEMMEGGELFHRISQHRHFTEKMASQVTKQIAQALEHCHSLNIAHRDLKPENLLFKDNSLDAPVKLCDFGFAKIDQGDLMTPQFTPYYVAPQVLEAQRRHQKEKSGIIPTSPTPYTYNKSCDLWSLGVIIYVMLCGYPPFYSKHHSRTIPKDMRKKIMTGSFDFPEDEWSQISEMAKDIVRKLLKVKPEERLTIEGVLAHPWLNCTEALDNVLPSAQMMMDKAVVAGIQQAHAEQLANMRIQDLNVSLKPLSSVNNPILRKRKLLGTKPNDGFFINDPENGAEDSNVALEKLRDVIAQCILPQAGENEDEKLNEVMYEAWRFNRDCKLLRDGLQGLSWDGRSFSDKVDRLKLAEIVKQAIEEKNNFEDSQ, via the exons ggtGTGTGTGAAGAAGTCAACACAGGAACGGTTAGCCCTGAAGATCCTGATCGACAGACCTAAAGCACGCAATGAG gTAAGACTTCATATGATGTGTGCCTCACACCCGAACATTGTACGCATCTTGGAGGTTTATGCCAACAGTGTGCAGTTTCCTCATGAATCCAGTCCACG agcaAGATTATTAATTGTtatggagatgatggagggaggaGAGCTATTCCACAGAATCAGCCAGCACAGGCACTTTACAGAGAAGATGGCTAGCCAAGTGACTAAACAG ATCGCGCAGGCTCTCGAACACTGTCACTCACTCAACATTGCACATCGAGACCTAAAGCCAGAGAACCTGCTGTTCAAGGATAACTCGCtg GATGCTCCTGTAAAGTTGTGCGATTTTGGTTTCGCCAAAATTGATCAAGGTGATTTAATGACCCCGCAATTCACTCCTTACTATGTAGCACCTCAG gTATTGGAGGCTCAAAGACGCCATCAGAAGGAAAAGTCTGGAATAATACCTACCTCACCAACCCCTTACACATATAACAAG aGCTGTGACTTGTGGTCCTTGGGCGTTATTATTTATGTGATGCTTTGCGGTTATCCTCCGTTTTATTCCAAGCATCACAGCCGCACCATCCCTAAAGACATGCGCAAGAAGATCATGACGGGCAGCTTTGACTTTCCTGAGGACGAGTGGAGCCAGATATCTGAAATGGCAAAGGACATTGTTCGCAA GCTGCTGAAGGTGAAGCCTGAAGAAAGGCTAACCATCGAGGGGGTCTTGGCGCACCCCTGGCTTAATTGCACTGAGGCCTTGGACAATGTGCTTCCTTCTGCTCAGATGATGATGGACAAG GCGGTGGTCGCCGGGATCCAACAAGCCCACGCAGAACAACTGGCCAACATGAGAATACAGGACCTTAACGTCAGTCTCAAGCCTCTCAGCTCAGTCAACAACCCTATACTGAGGAAGAGAAAGCTACtagg TACAAAGCCTAACGACGGCTTCTTCATTAATGACCCTGAAAACGGAGCAGAAGACTCCAACGTGGCTCTGGAAAAACTGCGGGATGTCATCGCACAGTGCATCCTGCCACAGGCTG GAGAGAACGAGGACGAGAAGCTGAACGAGGTGATGTACGAAGCGTGGCGTTTCAACAGAGACTGCAAGCTGCTCCGTGATGGCCTGCAAGGGCTCAGCTGGGACG GTAGAAGTTTCTCTGACAAAGTGGATCGCTTGAAATTGGCGGAGATTGTGAAACAGgcaatagaagaaaaaaacaactttgaaGACTCCCAATAG